In a genomic window of Ralstonia nicotianae:
- the htpX gene encoding zinc metalloprotease HtpX, with product MFNWIKTFMLMAAITALFIVIGGMIGGRSGMMLALLFALGMNFFSYWFSDKMVLRMYNAQEVSETTAPQFYRMVQELAGRAGLPMPRVYLIDEAQPNAFATGRNPEHAAVAATTGILNILSERELRGVMAHELAHVQHRDILISTLSATMAGAISALANFAVFFGGRDEEGRPVNPIAGIAVAILAPLAASLIQMAISRAREFEADRGGAVISGDPQALASALDKIHCFAAGIPFAAAEAHPATAQMMIMNPLHGGGLANLFSTHPATEERIARLMHMAQTGTYPA from the coding sequence ATGTTCAACTGGATCAAGACCTTCATGCTGATGGCAGCGATCACCGCGCTGTTCATCGTCATCGGCGGCATGATCGGCGGACGCAGCGGGATGATGCTGGCGCTGCTGTTCGCGCTGGGCATGAATTTCTTCTCGTACTGGTTCTCCGACAAGATGGTCCTGCGCATGTACAACGCGCAGGAAGTCAGCGAGACCACCGCGCCGCAGTTCTACCGCATGGTGCAGGAGCTGGCGGGGCGCGCCGGCCTGCCGATGCCGCGCGTCTACCTGATCGACGAAGCCCAGCCCAACGCCTTTGCCACCGGCCGCAACCCGGAGCATGCGGCGGTCGCGGCCACCACCGGCATCCTCAACATCCTGAGCGAGCGCGAGCTGCGCGGCGTGATGGCGCACGAACTGGCACACGTGCAGCACCGCGACATCCTGATCTCCACCCTCTCGGCCACCATGGCCGGCGCGATCTCGGCACTGGCCAACTTTGCGGTGTTCTTCGGCGGGCGCGATGAGGAAGGCCGGCCGGTCAACCCGATCGCCGGGATTGCCGTGGCGATCCTCGCGCCGCTGGCGGCATCGCTGATCCAGATGGCGATCTCCCGCGCGCGCGAGTTCGAAGCCGACCGCGGCGGCGCGGTCATCAGCGGCGACCCGCAGGCGCTGGCGTCGGCGCTGGACAAGATCCATTGCTTTGCCGCCGGCATTCCGTTCGCGGCGGCGGAGGCGCATCCGGCCACCGCGCAGATGATGATCATGAACCCGCTGCACGGCGGCGGCCTGGCCAACCTGTTCAGCACGCACCCGGCCACCGAGGAGCGCATCGCGCGCCTGATGCACATGGCGCAGACAGGGACCTATCCGGCCTGA
- a CDS encoding LysE family translocator, producing MSTLGIINLPVFMFAVLLLNVTPGPDTAYIVGRSVSQGRAAGLMSSLGVSAGCCVHVLAVAFGLTALLAASAVAFTVIKAIGAAYLIYLGGRMLLAPAGSDDAPVAQAVATARRPLRALFMQGFLTNVLNPKVVLFFLSFFPQFVDPGASHKAAAFLVLGAVFIVMSTAWNSLVAWVAASVTRRVAGKPGIKRWLDRVVGTAFIGLGARLAFTTR from the coding sequence ATGAGTACGCTGGGCATCATCAACCTGCCGGTCTTCATGTTTGCCGTGCTCCTGCTCAACGTGACGCCCGGGCCGGATACCGCCTATATCGTCGGGCGCAGCGTGTCGCAGGGGCGCGCGGCGGGGCTGATGTCGAGCCTGGGTGTGTCGGCGGGGTGCTGCGTGCACGTGCTGGCGGTGGCCTTCGGGCTGACGGCGCTGCTGGCCGCGTCGGCCGTGGCGTTCACGGTGATCAAGGCGATCGGCGCGGCGTATCTGATCTATCTGGGCGGCCGCATGCTGCTGGCGCCGGCCGGGAGCGACGACGCGCCCGTGGCGCAAGCGGTCGCCACTGCCCGCCGTCCGCTGCGCGCGCTGTTCATGCAGGGGTTCCTGACCAATGTGCTGAACCCGAAGGTGGTGCTGTTCTTCCTGTCGTTCTTCCCGCAGTTCGTCGATCCGGGCGCGAGCCACAAGGCGGCGGCGTTTCTGGTGCTGGGGGCGGTGTTCATCGTGATGTCGACGGCATGGAACAGCCTGGTCGCCTGGGTGGCGGCCAGCGTCACGCGCCGGGTGGCGGGCAAGCCGGGCATCAAACGCTGGCTCGACCGCGTTGTCGGGACGGCGTTCATCGGGCTGGGGGCGCGGCTGGCGTTCACGACCCGATGA
- the fmt gene encoding methionyl-tRNA formyltransferase: MTSTLRVAFAGTPEFAQIALAALHQAGLPIVAVLSQPDRPAGRGMHLQASPVKQYAVSHGLGPVLQPPSLRRTGKYPQEAAAAIDALSAQQPDVMVVAAYGLILPQEVLDLPRFGCINIHGSLLPRWRGAAPIHRAIEAGDAETGITLMQMDAGLDTGDMIAMEHVPIGLTDTTGTLHDTLAALGGRMVVEALARLAQDGSLPATPQPAEGVTYAEKIAKEEAALDWSRQSAALLRQVHAFNPFPGASAELDGVSIKFWQAEALPDRPADAQPGAVLAADADGVVIACGAGALRVTQLQKPGGKRLPAREFLQGLPIRPGQRFASRA; the protein is encoded by the coding sequence ATGACTTCCACGCTACGCGTTGCGTTCGCCGGCACGCCCGAGTTCGCGCAGATCGCCCTGGCGGCGCTCCACCAGGCCGGCCTTCCCATCGTCGCCGTGCTGAGCCAGCCGGACCGCCCGGCCGGGCGCGGCATGCATCTGCAGGCCAGCCCGGTCAAGCAGTACGCCGTGTCCCACGGGCTGGGGCCGGTCCTGCAGCCGCCGTCGCTGCGGCGCACCGGCAAGTATCCGCAGGAGGCAGCCGCGGCGATCGACGCGCTGTCCGCCCAGCAGCCGGACGTGATGGTGGTGGCGGCCTACGGGCTGATCCTGCCGCAGGAGGTGCTGGACCTGCCGCGCTTCGGCTGCATCAATATCCATGGCTCGCTGCTGCCGCGCTGGCGAGGCGCCGCGCCGATCCACCGCGCCATCGAAGCTGGTGATGCCGAGACCGGCATTACGCTGATGCAGATGGACGCGGGCCTGGACACGGGCGACATGATCGCCATGGAGCACGTGCCGATCGGCCTGACCGACACCACCGGCACGCTGCATGACACGCTGGCGGCGCTCGGCGGCCGCATGGTGGTGGAGGCGCTCGCCAGGCTGGCGCAGGACGGCAGCCTGCCCGCCACGCCGCAGCCGGCGGAGGGCGTCACCTATGCCGAGAAGATCGCGAAGGAGGAGGCGGCGCTGGACTGGTCGCGGCAGTCGGCCGCGCTGCTGCGGCAGGTCCATGCCTTCAACCCGTTTCCCGGCGCGTCGGCTGAACTGGACGGGGTGAGCATCAAGTTCTGGCAGGCCGAGGCCCTGCCCGACCGGCCCGCCGATGCGCAGCCCGGCGCCGTGCTCGCGGCCGATGCCGATGGCGTGGTGATCGCCTGTGGCGCCGGTGCGCTGCGTGTGACACAGTTGCAGAAGCCGGGCGGCAAGCGCCTGCCCGCGCGCGAGTTCCTGCAGGGTTTGCCGATCCGGCCGGGGCAGCGCTTCGCTTCGCGCGCCTGA
- a CDS encoding ArnT family glycosyltransferase, with product MTLSEADGGAASRRLPLLLVRHWRWAIMLMVAAYFIAGTFWRAPWKADEPYSFGIVLNIIERGDWIVPNVAFEPFVEKPPLMYWSGALAALAVPELPPHEAVRLAVLFWMGLTCLAVWRTARLLRAEARDWRMRIGAQLARGPAPTLAERRVAGLDAGSTVLRDYALGALLLFVGCIGLTEHIHKFIADVPQLAGTALALYGLVRYAKACEAGGADGVEVMRPALWFGTGLGVAFLGKGVLVPGLFALTVVVAMALLPDFRSRQAWRFYLVSLLAASPWLLVWPVLFWRESPDLFIEWFWINNIGRFFGFTHLGGEKSSLEVTVRSILLTGTPAVWPALSVLGVSLWKLARQRGRGARAAWLLPYQGHLVVALFVLATLAVVLRSAVLRDVYLMPLQPALALLGAPMLLLMPPAWRARIWGALVALFAAMALVVWGVWAAMVTSSGAWLPGWLAKSLGRVLPLPYDMLVHPVAVLAAVGMTVLWAVCMWLRPARSGVVAWAAGIGLVWGLLGTLLMPWIDDARSYRPLFQAIKPVLESAQVCVATRGMGESERALMHYETGVRPVKWLLGHSGTGDEHRPNPAARTCDLMLVLEKRPEHRLRRPRGDDWELVWRGSRPGDTNETFSLFQRRSTSVAEALPAPEPIVPLTDTQHRGRP from the coding sequence ATGACGCTGTCCGAAGCCGACGGCGGTGCCGCTTCGCGCCGTCTGCCGCTGCTGCTGGTACGCCACTGGCGCTGGGCCATCATGCTGATGGTGGCCGCTTACTTCATTGCCGGCACCTTCTGGCGTGCGCCGTGGAAGGCCGATGAGCCGTACTCGTTCGGCATCGTGCTCAATATCATCGAGCGCGGCGACTGGATCGTGCCCAATGTGGCGTTCGAGCCCTTCGTCGAGAAGCCGCCGCTGATGTACTGGAGCGGCGCGCTGGCTGCGCTGGCGGTGCCCGAGCTGCCGCCGCACGAGGCCGTGCGGCTGGCCGTGCTGTTCTGGATGGGGCTCACCTGCCTGGCGGTCTGGCGGACGGCCCGCCTGCTGCGCGCCGAAGCCCGCGACTGGCGCATGCGGATCGGCGCGCAACTGGCGCGGGGGCCCGCGCCGACGCTGGCCGAGCGCCGGGTGGCCGGCCTGGATGCCGGCAGCACCGTGCTGCGCGACTATGCGCTCGGCGCCCTGCTGCTGTTCGTGGGCTGCATCGGGCTGACGGAGCACATCCACAAGTTCATCGCTGATGTGCCGCAACTGGCCGGCACCGCACTCGCGCTGTACGGCCTGGTGCGCTATGCCAAGGCCTGCGAGGCGGGCGGTGCGGACGGCGTGGAGGTGATGCGGCCGGCGCTGTGGTTCGGCACCGGCCTGGGCGTGGCCTTCCTCGGCAAGGGTGTGCTGGTGCCGGGGCTGTTCGCGCTGACGGTCGTGGTGGCGATGGCGCTGCTGCCCGACTTCCGCAGCCGGCAGGCGTGGCGCTTCTATCTGGTGTCGCTGCTGGCGGCCTCGCCGTGGCTGCTGGTCTGGCCGGTGCTCTTCTGGCGCGAGTCGCCGGACCTCTTTATCGAGTGGTTCTGGATCAACAATATCGGCCGCTTTTTCGGCTTCACCCATCTGGGCGGCGAGAAGAGTTCGCTGGAGGTCACGGTCCGATCGATCCTCCTGACCGGCACGCCGGCGGTCTGGCCGGCGCTGAGCGTGCTGGGCGTGTCGCTGTGGAAGCTGGCGCGCCAGCGCGGACGCGGCGCGCGCGCGGCATGGCTGCTGCCGTACCAGGGGCACCTGGTCGTGGCGCTGTTCGTGCTGGCGACGCTGGCCGTGGTGCTGCGCTCGGCGGTGCTGCGCGATGTGTATCTGATGCCGCTGCAGCCGGCGCTCGCGCTGCTGGGCGCGCCCATGCTGCTGCTGATGCCGCCGGCATGGCGCGCGCGCATCTGGGGCGCGCTGGTTGCGCTGTTTGCTGCGATGGCGCTGGTGGTCTGGGGCGTGTGGGCGGCGATGGTGACCAGCAGCGGCGCGTGGCTGCCGGGCTGGCTGGCCAAGTCGCTTGGCCGGGTGCTGCCGTTGCCGTACGACATGCTGGTGCATCCCGTGGCCGTGCTGGCGGCGGTGGGCATGACGGTGCTGTGGGCGGTATGCATGTGGCTGCGCCCGGCGCGTTCGGGCGTGGTGGCGTGGGCGGCCGGCATCGGCCTGGTCTGGGGGCTGCTGGGCACCCTGCTGATGCCATGGATCGACGATGCGCGCAGCTATCGTCCGCTGTTCCAGGCCATCAAACCGGTGCTGGAGTCGGCGCAGGTCTGCGTGGCGACGCGCGGCATGGGCGAGAGTGAGCGCGCGCTGATGCATTACGAGACCGGCGTGCGTCCGGTCAAGTGGCTGCTCGGCCATAGCGGCACCGGCGATGAGCACCGGCCCAACCCGGCGGCGCGCACCTGCGATCTGATGCTCGTGCTCGAAAAGCGGCCGGAGCACCGCCTCCGCCGCCCGCGTGGCGACGACTGGGAGCTGGTGTGGCGCGGCAGCCGTCCGGGCGACACCAATGAAACCTTTTCGCTGTTCCAGCGGCGCAGCACCAGTGTGGCGGAGGCCCTGCCCGCGCCCGAACCGATCGTGCCGCTGACCGATACGCAGCACCGCGGTCGCCCATAA
- the def gene encoding peptide deformylase codes for MALLNILQYPDPRLHKVAKPVAVVDDRIRKLVADMAETMYDAPGIGLAATQVDVHERVITIDVSESRDELRVFINPEIVWASEARKVWDEGCLSVPDIYDKVERPDRVRVRALNEKGESFELETDGLLAVCIQHEMDHLMGKVFVEYLSPLKQNRIKIKLKKHQLERAR; via the coding sequence ATGGCCCTACTGAATATCCTGCAATACCCCGATCCGCGGCTGCACAAGGTCGCCAAGCCGGTGGCCGTCGTGGACGACCGCATCCGCAAGCTGGTGGCCGATATGGCCGAGACGATGTACGACGCGCCCGGCATCGGCCTGGCCGCCACGCAGGTCGACGTGCACGAGCGGGTGATCACGATCGACGTATCGGAATCGCGCGACGAACTGCGCGTCTTCATCAACCCGGAGATCGTCTGGGCGAGCGAGGCGCGCAAGGTCTGGGACGAAGGCTGCCTGTCGGTGCCCGATATCTACGACAAGGTGGAGCGGCCGGACCGGGTGCGCGTGCGTGCGCTCAACGAGAAGGGCGAATCCTTCGAACTGGAAACCGACGGGCTGCTGGCGGTTTGCATCCAGCATGAGATGGATCACCTGATGGGCAAGGTGTTCGTCGAGTACCTGTCACCGCTCAAGCAGAACCGCATCAAGATCAAGCTCAAGAAGCACCAGCTCGAGCGCGCGCGCTGA
- a CDS encoding LysM peptidoglycan-binding domain-containing protein codes for MLSKPAMKPRQSYVCALSAVAAAALFCAGATHAAERTVSPAQQAQATAAAQAGIPESALSPKAPAQYTVRRGDTLWAISGKYLKQPWRWPELWGMNREQIRNPHLIYPGQILYLHHANGRAWLSSSPASAEGSTVRLSPHTRVAGQDGDAISSIPSSVIEPFLTQPIVVDEATLATPARIFELPEARVYMGKGENAYARGLPDGEAGQPGTVWQAYRPVKPLKDPVTGTVLGYEADFLGTLRVVRAATGPQAVSKMEVLSSKEEMGVGTHLMPVPAREPVRYSPHAPEGEIRGAVAKVTGGVQFGGSDQVVVLNIGSANGLEPGHVLALSRAGKVVNDTTAGNEPVQLPEERYGLAFVFRVFQHVAYALVTDASNTVEVGDAAISPTTQP; via the coding sequence ATGCTGTCCAAGCCCGCCATGAAACCGCGCCAGTCTTACGTTTGCGCCCTCTCGGCGGTTGCCGCGGCAGCGCTGTTCTGCGCGGGCGCCACGCACGCCGCCGAGCGGACTGTCTCGCCGGCACAACAAGCGCAGGCCACGGCGGCCGCGCAAGCCGGGATCCCCGAATCCGCCCTCTCGCCCAAAGCGCCCGCGCAATACACCGTGCGCCGCGGCGACACGCTGTGGGCCATTTCCGGCAAGTACCTCAAGCAGCCGTGGCGCTGGCCCGAACTGTGGGGCATGAACCGCGAGCAGATCCGCAACCCGCACCTGATCTATCCGGGCCAGATCCTGTACCTGCACCATGCCAACGGCCGCGCCTGGCTGTCGAGCTCGCCGGCTTCCGCCGAGGGCAGCACGGTGCGCCTGTCGCCGCATACGCGCGTGGCCGGCCAGGACGGCGACGCCATCTCCAGCATTCCCTCTTCGGTCATCGAGCCGTTCCTGACCCAGCCGATCGTGGTGGATGAAGCAACGCTGGCCACGCCGGCACGCATCTTCGAGCTGCCGGAGGCGCGCGTCTATATGGGCAAGGGCGAAAACGCCTACGCCCGCGGCCTGCCCGATGGCGAAGCCGGCCAGCCCGGCACCGTGTGGCAGGCATATCGCCCGGTCAAGCCGCTCAAGGATCCGGTCACCGGCACCGTGCTCGGCTACGAGGCCGACTTCCTCGGTACCCTGCGCGTGGTGCGCGCGGCCACCGGCCCGCAAGCCGTCTCCAAGATGGAAGTGCTGTCGTCCAAGGAAGAGATGGGCGTCGGCACCCACCTGATGCCGGTACCGGCGCGTGAGCCGGTGCGCTACTCCCCGCATGCGCCGGAAGGCGAGATCCGCGGCGCGGTCGCCAAGGTCACCGGCGGGGTGCAGTTCGGCGGGTCCGACCAGGTGGTCGTGCTGAACATCGGCAGCGCCAACGGGCTGGAGCCGGGCCATGTACTGGCGCTGTCGCGCGCGGGCAAGGTGGTCAACGACACGACCGCGGGCAACGAGCCCGTGCAGCTGCCCGAGGAACGTTATGGCCTGGCCTTTGTGTTCCGCGTGTTCCAGCACGTGGCCTATGCGCTGGTGACGGATGCGTCGAACACGGTGGAAGTGGGCGATGCAGCCATCAGCCCGACGACGCAGCCCTGA
- the dprA gene encoding DNA-processing protein DprA, with amino-acid sequence MIDASQVAAPAATAPADPLDATRDPAELAAWLRLTETPGIGPVAARQLLAAFGLPQDIFRQSYAALAKVLPERQARALLAEPDEALAALIERTAAWAAEPGNAIFTLADRGYPPRLLELPDPPTLLYAKGDVSLLRAAAVGVVGARSATAQGLENARAFAQALSAANVTIVSGLALGIDAAAHDGALTGPGSTIAVVGTGLDMVYPARNRALAHRIAEAGLILSEYPLGMGARAENFPRRNRLIAGLARGLLVVEAAAQSGSLITARLAAEQGRDVFAIPGSIHSPLAKGCHLLIKQGAKLVETAADILDELGWSRTPTPATRTPRTAAQAPVPASAPAARPAATAAETALLDALGFDPVDLDTLCERTGQTAANLSAQLLALELAGHIERQPGGRFLRLP; translated from the coding sequence TTGATCGATGCCTCACAGGTCGCGGCGCCCGCCGCGACCGCTCCCGCCGATCCCCTCGACGCCACACGCGATCCCGCCGAGCTGGCCGCTTGGCTGCGGCTGACGGAAACGCCGGGCATCGGCCCCGTCGCCGCGCGGCAACTGCTGGCCGCTTTCGGGCTACCCCAGGACATCTTCCGTCAATCCTATGCGGCACTCGCCAAGGTGCTGCCTGAACGACAAGCGCGCGCGCTGCTGGCCGAGCCGGACGAAGCGCTCGCCGCGCTGATCGAGCGGACTGCCGCCTGGGCCGCCGAACCGGGCAATGCCATCTTCACGCTGGCCGACCGTGGCTATCCGCCCCGGCTGCTGGAACTCCCCGATCCGCCGACGCTGCTGTATGCCAAGGGCGATGTCTCGCTGCTGCGGGCTGCGGCGGTGGGCGTGGTCGGCGCGCGCAGCGCCACCGCGCAGGGTCTGGAGAACGCCCGCGCCTTCGCGCAGGCGCTGTCCGCCGCCAACGTGACGATCGTCTCGGGGCTGGCGCTGGGCATCGATGCCGCCGCACACGACGGCGCGCTGACCGGGCCCGGCAGCACCATCGCGGTGGTCGGCACGGGGCTGGACATGGTCTACCCGGCCCGGAACCGAGCCCTGGCACACCGCATCGCCGAAGCCGGGCTGATCCTGTCGGAGTACCCGCTCGGCATGGGGGCACGGGCCGAGAACTTCCCGCGCCGCAACCGGCTGATCGCCGGGCTCGCGCGCGGACTGCTGGTGGTGGAGGCCGCCGCGCAATCCGGTTCGCTGATCACCGCCCGGCTGGCCGCCGAGCAGGGGCGCGATGTGTTCGCCATTCCCGGCTCGATCCATTCGCCGCTGGCCAAGGGCTGCCACCTGCTGATCAAGCAGGGTGCCAAGCTGGTCGAGACGGCGGCCGACATCCTGGACGAACTGGGCTGGAGCCGCACACCGACGCCAGCGACACGGACACCGCGCACGGCCGCCCAGGCACCTGTCCCCGCATCCGCCCCGGCCGCACGTCCGGCGGCAACGGCCGCGGAAACCGCGTTGCTCGATGCGCTCGGCTTCGACCCGGTCGACCTCGACACCCTGTGCGAACGCACCGGCCAAACCGCGGCCAACCTGTCGGCACAACTGCTGGCGCTGGAGCTGGCAGGCCACATCGAGCGCCAACCGGGCGGACGCTTTCTGCGGCTGCCATAG
- a CDS encoding thioredoxin family protein, which yields MPLLSPDTDADALHARIRAGDLLVACLCAEWCGTCRSYRATFANLAARYPQHCFVWVDIEDHADALGDLDVENFPTLLVQRGRENGRVLFFGPVLPHAGVVEGLLSRDLASAQAVPVAPDLRGWLLHAA from the coding sequence ATGCCGCTGCTCTCCCCCGACACCGACGCCGACGCACTGCATGCCCGCATCCGCGCGGGTGACCTGCTGGTCGCCTGCCTGTGCGCGGAGTGGTGCGGCACCTGCCGCAGCTACCGCGCCACCTTCGCGAACCTGGCCGCACGCTATCCGCAGCACTGCTTCGTCTGGGTGGATATCGAGGACCACGCCGACGCGCTGGGCGATCTCGACGTCGAGAACTTCCCGACGCTGCTGGTCCAGCGCGGCCGGGAGAACGGCCGGGTGTTGTTTTTCGGTCCGGTGCTGCCGCACGCGGGTGTGGTCGAGGGGCTGCTGTCGCGCGACCTGGCGTCGGCCCAAGCGGTGCCCGTGGCGCCGGATTTGCGTGGCTGGTTATTGCACGCGGCTTGA
- a CDS encoding DNA topoisomerase III, protein MSKALIIAEKPSVAADIARALGGFTKHDEYYESDDHVLSSAVGHLVEIAAPDEYEVKRGKWSFAHLPVIPPHFDLRPIAKSESRLKVLTRLIKRKDVTSLINACDAGREGELIFRLIAQHANTKLPIQRLWLQSMTPQAIRDGFAQLRSDNEMLPLADAARCRSEADWLVGINGTRAMTAFNSKGGGFFLTTVGRVQTPTLSIVVEREEKIKRFVPRDYWEVRAEFIAAAGLYEGRWFDPKFKKSEFDPEQRESRLWSEAEALSIVAACRDKPGTVTEESKPSTQMSPALFDLTSLQREANSRFGFSAKNTLGLAQALYEKHKVLTYPRTDSRALPEDYLGTVRQTLDMLADSSHNYLPHAKKILASQWVKPNKRIFDNSKISDHFAIIPTLQAPKNLSEPEQKLYDLVVRRFLAVFFPAAEYLVTTRVTEVAGHHFKTEGKVLVNPGWLVVYGRESQSKDDKESGNLVPVAKDEKVKTDKVEPVSLTTKPPARYNEATLLSAMEGAGKLVDDDALREAMAGKGLGTPATRAAIIEGLLTEKYLLREGRELIPTAKAFQLMTLLRGLGVEELTQAELTGEWEHKLAQIERGRLARDEFMREIAQMTQQIVKRAKEYDSDTIPGDYATLSTPCPQCGHVVKENYRRFACSHCDFSISKIPGGRQFELEEVEELLINKTIGPLQGFRSKMGRPFAAILKLAQEDGHWKMEFDFGQNDGDEDGEPVDFSGQESVGHCPKCSGSVYEHGLKYVCENAVAQPKTCDFTTGKIILQQEISREQLHKLLAEGKTDLLTGFKSARTGRVFKAFLVKQPDGKIGFEFEPRGEGKAAAKKTTTAAKKTAAAKAPAKTAAKKTTAAAKKTPARKKAATEADEESTSET, encoded by the coding sequence ATGTCCAAGGCTCTGATCATTGCCGAAAAACCGTCGGTCGCCGCTGATATTGCGCGCGCGCTGGGTGGCTTCACCAAGCACGACGAGTACTACGAAAGCGACGACCACGTCCTTTCGTCGGCGGTCGGCCACCTGGTCGAAATCGCGGCCCCCGATGAATACGAAGTCAAGCGCGGCAAATGGAGCTTCGCGCACCTGCCGGTGATCCCGCCGCACTTCGACCTGCGCCCGATCGCCAAATCGGAATCGCGGCTGAAGGTTCTGACCCGGCTGATCAAGCGCAAGGACGTCACCAGCCTCATCAACGCCTGCGACGCGGGGCGCGAGGGCGAACTGATCTTCCGCCTGATCGCGCAGCACGCCAACACCAAGCTGCCGATCCAGCGGCTGTGGCTGCAATCGATGACGCCGCAGGCCATCCGCGACGGCTTTGCCCAGTTGCGCAGCGACAACGAGATGCTGCCGCTGGCCGACGCCGCCCGCTGCCGCTCCGAGGCCGACTGGCTGGTCGGCATCAACGGCACGCGCGCCATGACCGCCTTCAACAGCAAGGGCGGCGGCTTCTTCCTGACCACCGTGGGCCGCGTGCAGACGCCGACGCTGTCGATCGTGGTCGAGCGCGAGGAGAAGATCAAGCGCTTCGTCCCGCGCGACTACTGGGAAGTGCGCGCCGAGTTCATCGCCGCGGCCGGCCTGTACGAGGGCCGCTGGTTCGACCCGAAGTTCAAGAAGAGCGAGTTCGACCCCGAGCAGCGCGAATCGCGGCTGTGGAGCGAGGCCGAAGCCCTGAGTATTGTCGCCGCATGCCGCGACAAGCCGGGCACGGTCACCGAAGAATCGAAGCCGTCGACGCAGATGTCGCCGGCGCTCTTCGACCTGACCAGCCTGCAGCGCGAGGCCAACAGCCGCTTCGGCTTCTCGGCCAAGAACACGCTGGGCCTGGCACAGGCACTGTATGAAAAGCACAAGGTCCTGACCTACCCGCGGACGGATTCGCGCGCGCTGCCCGAAGACTACCTGGGCACGGTGCGCCAGACGCTGGACATGCTGGCCGACAGCTCGCACAACTACCTGCCGCACGCGAAGAAGATCCTCGCCAGCCAGTGGGTCAAGCCCAACAAGCGGATCTTCGACAACAGCAAGATCAGCGATCACTTCGCCATCATCCCCACGCTGCAGGCGCCGAAGAACCTGTCGGAGCCCGAGCAGAAGCTGTACGACCTGGTGGTGCGCCGCTTCCTCGCGGTGTTCTTCCCGGCGGCCGAGTACCTGGTCACCACGCGCGTGACCGAGGTGGCGGGCCATCACTTCAAGACCGAAGGCAAGGTCCTCGTGAACCCGGGCTGGCTGGTAGTCTACGGCCGCGAATCGCAAAGCAAAGACGACAAGGAAAGCGGCAACCTGGTGCCGGTGGCCAAGGACGAGAAGGTCAAGACCGACAAGGTCGAGCCGGTCAGCCTGACCACCAAGCCGCCCGCGCGCTACAACGAAGCGACGCTGCTGTCGGCCATGGAAGGCGCCGGCAAGCTGGTCGATGACGACGCGCTGCGCGAGGCCATGGCCGGCAAGGGCCTGGGCACGCCGGCCACGCGCGCCGCCATCATCGAAGGGCTGCTGACCGAGAAATACCTGCTGCGCGAAGGCCGCGAGCTGATCCCCACCGCCAAGGCGTTCCAGTTGATGACGCTGTTGCGCGGCCTGGGCGTGGAAGAACTGACGCAGGCCGAGCTGACCGGCGAGTGGGAGCACAAGCTCGCCCAGATCGAGCGCGGCCGCCTGGCGCGCGACGAATTCATGCGCGAGATCGCGCAGATGACGCAGCAGATCGTCAAGCGCGCCAAGGAATACGATAGCGACACCATCCCCGGCGACTACGCGACGCTGTCCACGCCATGCCCGCAGTGCGGCCACGTGGTCAAGGAGAACTACCGCCGCTTCGCCTGCAGCCACTGCGATTTCTCGATCAGCAAGATCCCGGGCGGGCGCCAGTTCGAGCTGGAAGAAGTCGAGGAGCTGCTGATCAACAAGACCATCGGTCCGTTGCAGGGCTTCCGCAGCAAGATGGGCCGGCCGTTCGCGGCCATCCTCAAGCTGGCGCAGGAAGACGGCCACTGGAAGATGGAGTTCGACTTCGGCCAGAACGATGGCGACGAAGACGGCGAGCCGGTCGATTTCAGCGGCCAGGAAAGCGTCGGGCATTGCCCCAAGTGCAGCGGCAGTGTCTACGAGCACGGCCTGAAGTACGTGTGCGAGAACGCGGTCGCCCAGCCCAAGACGTGCGACTTCACCACCGGCAAGATCATCCTGCAGCAGGAGATCAGCCGCGAGCAGTTGCACAAGCTGCTCGCCGAGGGCAAGACCGACCTGCTGACCGGCTTCAAGTCGGCGCGCACGGGCCGGGTCTTCAAGGCGTTCCTGGTCAAGCAGCCGGACGGCAAGATCGGCTTCGAGTTCGAGCCGCGCGGCGAGGGCAAGGCCGCCGCCAAGAAGACCACGACTGCAGCCAAGAAAACCGCGGCAGCCAAGGCACCGGCCAAGACTGCCGCCAAGAAGACCACGGCAGCGGCCAAGAAGACCCCTGCGCGCAAGAAGGCGGCCACCGAGGCCGACGAGGAAAGCACCAGCGAAACCTGA